One segment of Synchiropus splendidus isolate RoL2022-P1 chromosome 4, RoL_Sspl_1.0, whole genome shotgun sequence DNA contains the following:
- the LOC128756786 gene encoding class I histocompatibility antigen, F10 alpha chain-like yields MRLLALLFLLEIHAAAAAFHSLRYLFTLSSGVPNFPEFMAVGLVDEVQILHYDSNSRRVEPKQDWMKQVIADDPSYLVRRREFCITLHQVLKDNIEVAKSQFNQTGGVHTVQRMFGCEWDDETGEVRGYYQDAYDGEDFITFDLKTLTWIAPKPQAVITKHKWDSDEGFNKYWRSYLTQYCPEWLKKHLNYGKSRLLRTELPRVALLQKKPTSPIVCHATGFYPARAVLFWTKDGEELHEDVDMGEVLPNPDGTFQMRAELRLSDPSVDWGRYSCVFQLAGVKEDVVTPLRKEDIWTNREPDLNLGLIVGAVVAAVVALGLMVAGFFVYRRRRTGEESHTDEFIGAS; encoded by the exons ATGAGACTTTTGGCTCTTCTGTTCCTCCTGGAGAtccacgctgctgctgcag CGTTTCATTCACTCAGGTATTTATTCACACTATCATCTGGAGTTCCAAACTTCCCTGAGTTCATGGCTGTTGGTTTAGTGGATGAAGTTCAGATCCTTCACTATGACAGCAACAGCAGGAGAGTTGAGCCCAAACAGGACTGGATGAAGCAAGTCATCGCTGATGATCCAAGTTATTTAGTGAGACGCAGAGAGTTTTGTATTACTCTGCACCAGGTCTTGAAGGACAACATTGAAGTTGCGAAATCACAATTCAACCAGACTGGAG GGGTTCACACAGTTCAGAGGATGTTTGGCTGTGAGTGGGACGATGAGACcggagaggtcagaggttatTATCAGGATGCTTATGATGGAGAAGACTTCATCACGTTCGACCTGAAGACTCTGACATGGATCGCTCCAAAGCCACAGGCTGTCATCACCAAACACAAGTGGGACAGTGATGAGGGTTTTAACAAATATTGGCGAAGCTACCTGACGCAGTACTGTCCTGAGTGGCTGAAGAAGCATCTGAACTATGGCAAGAGCCGCCTGCTGAGAACag AGCTTCCAAGAGTGGCTCTCCTCCAGAAGAAGCCCACCTCTCCAATCGTCTGCCACGCCACAGGTTTCTACCCCGCCAGAGCCGTGTTGTTCTGGACCAAAGACGGAGAGGAGCTTCACGAAGACGTGGACATGGGAGAGGTTCTTCCCAACCCTGACGGAACCTTCCAGATGAGGGCTGAGCTCAGACTGTCGGACCCGTCCGTGGACTGGGGGAGGTACAGCTGTGTGTTCCAGCTGGCTGGTgtgaaggaggacgtggtgACCCCGCTGAGGAAAGAAGACATCTGGACCAACA GAGAGCCCGACCTGAACCTGGGGCTCATCGTGGGAGCTGTGGTGGCAGCTGTGGTCGCACTTGGTCTGATGGTTGCTGGGTTCTTCGtctacagaagaagaagaactggtgAGGAGTCACACACAGATGAGTTTATTGGAGCATCATAG
- the LOC128757677 gene encoding class I histocompatibility antigen, F10 alpha chain-like, giving the protein MIHLVLLFLLEIHAAAAVFHSLRYFHTGSSGCPNLPEFMAVVLVDDVQILHYDSNSRRAELKQDWMKQVIADEPSYLETQTQGLIGSQQEFKNNIGVLKQRFNQTGGVHTYQRMYGCEWDDETGEVRGYCQCAYDGEDFLAFDLKTLTWIAATPQAVITKHMWDSDEGYTKYWQNYLTQICPEWLKKYLNYGKSRLLRTELPRVALLQKKPTSPIVCHATGFFPAGAVLFWTKDGEELHEDVDMGEVLPNPDGTFQMRAEVRLSDPSVDWGRYSCVFQLAGVMEDVVTPLRKEDIWTNMSPGEPDLNLGLIIGAVVAAVLVLGLMVAGFFVCRRRRTAKAPPSSNNTSEEDLPLKPETRPPAPE; this is encoded by the exons ATGATACATTTGGTTCTTCTGTTCCTCCTGGAGAtccacgctgctgctgcag tGTTTCATTCACTCAGGTATTTTCACACTGGCTCATCTGGATGTCCAAACCTCCCTGAGTTCATGGCTGTTGTTTTGGTGGACGACGTTCAGATCCTTCACTACGACAGCAACAGCAGGAGAGCTGAACTCAAACAGGACTGGATGAAGCAAGTCATCGCTGATGAGCCAAGTTATTTagagacacagacacagggGCTGATTGGTTCACAGCAGGAGTTTAAGAACAACATTGGTGTTTTGAAACAACGATTCAACCAAACTGGAG gTGTTCACACGTATCAGAGGATGTACGGCTGTGAGTGGGACGATGAGACcggagaggtcagaggttatTGTCAATGTGCTTATGATGGAGAAGACTTCCTTGCGTTCGACCTGAAGACTCTGACATGGATCGCTGCAACGCCACAGGCTGTCATCACCAAACACATGTGGGACAGTGATGAGGGTTATACCAAATATTGGCAGAACTACCTGACCCAGATCTGCCCTGAGTGGCTGAAGAAGTATCTGAACTACGGCAAGAGCCGCCTGCTGAGAACag AGCTTCCAAGAGTGGCTCTCCTCCAGAAGAAGCCCACCTCTCCAATCGTCTGCCACGCCACAGGTTTCTTCCCCGCAGGAGCCGTGTTGTTCTGGACCAAAGACGGAGAGGAGCTTCACGAAGACGTGGACATGGGAGAGGTTCTTCCCAACCCTGACGGAACCTTCCAGATGAGGGCCGAGGTCAGACTGTCGGACCCGTCCGTGGACTGGGGGAGGTACAGCTGTGTGTTCCAGCTGGCTGGTGTGATGGAGGACGTGGTCACCCCACTGAGGAAAGAAGACATCTGGACCAACA TGTCTCCAGGAGAGCCCGACCTGAACCTGGGGCTCATCATCGGAGCTGTGGTGGCAGCTGTGCTCGTACTTGGTCTGATGGTTGCTGGGTTCTTCgtctgcagaagaagaagaactg